The Bacillales bacterium genome window below encodes:
- a CDS encoding transposase, which translates to MIDIQTDPSCFFTQLYGLYFLVGYGVNDQGYREILGLKVGDSESEHTWNDYFSWLKARGLHGLDVI; encoded by the coding sequence GTGATTGACATTCAGACCGACCCCTCTTGTTTTTTTACACAATTATATGGACTCTATTTCCTCGTGGGCTATGGTGTCAACGACCAAGGATACCGCGAGATTCTTGGGCTGAAAGTCGGTGACAGTGAAAGCGAGCATACCTGGAACGACTATTTCAGTTGGTTGAAAGCAAGAGGGCTGCACGGGTTAGATGTGATCG
- a CDS encoding transposase, protein MCKKTRGVGLNVNHGESKEGWTQFFDKLKSRGHQSPKMIISPTARKPKRSWKNGRHYKCNKGVKCSLDLERRCRF, encoded by the coding sequence TTGTGTAAAAAAACAAGAGGGGTCGGTCTGAATGTCAATCACGGTGAATCGAAAGAAGGGTGGACACAGTTTTTTGATAAGTTAAAGTCCAGAGGGCATCAATCTCCAAAAATGATCATTTCGCCGACCGCAAGAAAGCCGAAGCGCTCATGGAAGAATGGACGACATTACAAATGTAATAAGGGAGTCAAATGTTCGTTAGATTTAGAAAGAAGGTGCCGCTTTTAG
- the tsaD gene encoding tRNA (adenosine(37)-N6)-threonylcarbamoyltransferase complex transferase subunit TsaD, producing the protein MMKDIKVLGIETSCDETAAAVVRNGREILSNVVASQVESHKRFGGVVPEVASRHHVEQITWIIEDAMKEAEVGFSDLDAIAVTQGPGLVGALLIGVNAAKALAYAHQLPLVPVHHIAGHIYANRLVTEFRFPLLALVVSGGHTELILMREHWAFERLGETRDDAAGEAYDKVARTLGLPYPGGPHIDRLAGESRQPLEFPRAWLEPDSYDFSFSGLKSAVINKLHNAKQRGETLAVEDVAAGFQESVIEVLAVKTLRAAQAFNVRQVLVAGGVAANKGLRTRLEEAFHAQPAELVIPPIRLCTDNAAMIAAAGTVAFEKGVRADLRLNAKPGLEFK; encoded by the coding sequence ATTATGAAGGACATCAAAGTGCTCGGCATCGAAACGAGCTGCGACGAAACCGCCGCGGCCGTCGTTCGGAACGGGCGGGAAATTTTATCAAATGTCGTGGCTTCGCAGGTGGAAAGCCATAAGAGGTTCGGCGGTGTCGTCCCTGAAGTGGCTTCCCGCCATCATGTCGAGCAGATCACGTGGATCATCGAGGACGCGATGAAAGAAGCCGAGGTCGGATTTTCCGATCTCGATGCGATTGCGGTTACCCAAGGTCCGGGCCTTGTCGGCGCCCTCTTGATCGGGGTGAATGCAGCGAAGGCGCTCGCGTATGCTCACCAACTGCCGCTCGTGCCGGTCCACCATATCGCCGGCCATATATACGCCAACCGTTTGGTGACTGAATTTCGTTTTCCGTTGTTGGCGCTTGTCGTTTCCGGCGGCCATACGGAACTGATTTTGATGCGGGAACATTGGGCATTTGAACGGCTTGGGGAAACACGTGACGATGCGGCAGGTGAAGCTTACGACAAAGTCGCGCGCACACTCGGCCTTCCCTATCCGGGAGGTCCGCATATCGACCGTTTGGCCGGGGAAAGTCGGCAACCGTTGGAATTTCCGCGCGCATGGCTGGAACCGGATTCCTATGATTTCAGTTTCAGCGGCTTGAAATCGGCCGTCATCAACAAACTGCATAATGCCAAGCAGCGCGGAGAGACGCTGGCGGTTGAAGATGTCGCCGCCGGTTTTCAGGAGAGTGTCATCGAGGTTTTGGCGGTGAAAACGTTGCGTGCAGCGCAGGCTTTCAATGTGCGGCAAGTTCTCGTTGCCGGCGGCGTGGCCGCCAACAAAGGTTTACGGACTCGGTTGGAAGAGGCGTTTCACGCACAACCTGCTGAACTGGTGATTCCACCGATTCGATTGTGCACGGACAATGCGGCGATGATCGCGGCGGCTGGAACTGTCGCATTTGAAAAAGGCGTTCGTGCCGATCTTCGGCTGAATGCCAAACCGGGGCTGGAATTCAAATAA
- the rimI gene encoding ribosomal protein S18-alanine N-acetyltransferase, whose amino-acid sequence MDKQDNVQFRYMNVDDIDAVMKVEKASFTMPWSDSAFYNELTNNRFATYILAQDADCVIGYCGVWVIVDESHVTNIAILPEYRGKQIGESLLRTAMHYARMKGARKMSLEVRVSNESAQRLYRKLGFQPGGIRKNYYTDNYEDALVMWVKL is encoded by the coding sequence ATGGATAAGCAAGACAATGTTCAATTCCGCTATATGAACGTGGACGACATTGACGCGGTCATGAAAGTAGAGAAGGCATCGTTTACGATGCCGTGGAGCGATTCGGCTTTTTATAATGAATTAACAAATAATCGTTTTGCAACCTATATTCTGGCGCAGGATGCCGATTGCGTGATCGGCTATTGCGGGGTTTGGGTGATTGTTGACGAATCGCATGTCACCAACATTGCCATTCTCCCGGAATACCGGGGCAAGCAAATCGGAGAATCATTGCTGCGAACGGCGATGCACTATGCAAGGATGAAAGGGGCGCGTAAAATGTCGCTGGAAGTGCGCGTCTCCAATGAATCGGCGCAGCGCTTGTACCGAAAACTCGGCTTTCAGCCGGGCGGGATTCGGAAAAACTATTACACGGACAATTACGAGGATGCTTTAGTCATGTGGGTGAAATTATGA